The proteins below come from a single Mytilus edulis chromosome 5, xbMytEdul2.2, whole genome shotgun sequence genomic window:
- the LOC139523799 gene encoding uncharacterized protein, with product MTSATGSYCGVCEAQDVVKAAAFWCPECNEGICTSCETHHRASRGTRKHEVTSMDDYKQIPPIIASINQYCPEHDKKYQIYCSQHEQLCCLLCITTNHKKCDLLAIDEIVKTTRNSALFEIMEQNLKEMKNNIGRIVEDRRQNLEIIKQQRQGFQTDIKEMRAKINIHLDKLEQEIQQDLQAAEQKVMPQINRFVQKVSDHEKTIDELQNNIAATKRFATDLQTFFGGKMFEAKIQEEGMFMTSLKEDSGLQQIHLQCKLDNKMSDILSMTKIGEISVTTKPSMISMTTDREKQAQKRIPTISKTINDINLTILKTIEISEGKRKIGITGCTIMPSGKMVFVDQSNDRLVIHNDKGLFDCEIPVSHFPLDVTSINEITVAVTHNTEPYQIQIINIVNKKIVNQIKTSNKCYGITNEKGRLLYYEVGRGIQTANVNSGSTVTTVVKVDGKQNWNYVATSNDRIYHTINQSNTVTCYTITGQKVWEYKDESIFKSVRGVAVDNDSNVYVVCYWNDSIVVLSPDGKHARRLLTNENGIQHPYGIYFDKGRNILMVTNYYGPASLYEVK from the coding sequence ATGACTTCAGCTACTGGATCATATTGTGGCGTGTGTGAAGCTCAGGACGTGGTTAAAGCAGCTGCCTTTTGGTGTCCGGAATGCAACGAAGGGATATGCACATCGTGTGAAACACACCACCGAGCTTCAAGAGGTACAAGAAAGCATGAGGTAACTTCAATGGATGATTATAAACAAATACCGCCCATAATAGCAAGTATAAACCAATACTGCCCAgaacatgacaaaaaatatcagaTCTACTGTTCTCAACATGAACAACTTTGTTGTCTGCTTTGCATCACAACAAATCACAAGAAATGTGATTTGTTAGCAATTGATGAAATTGTCAAAACCACGAGGAATTCAGCATTATTTGAAATTATggaacaaaatttaaaagaaatgaaaaataacatagGCAGAATAGTGGAAGATCGAAGACAGAATCTAGAGATAATCAAACAGCAGCGGCAAGGATTTCAGACAGATATAAAAGAAATGCGTGctaaaataaacatacatttagATAAACTTGAACAAGAAATACAACAGGATTTACAAGCTGCGGAACAAAAGGTCATGCCACAAATAAACAGATTTGTGCAAAAAGTTTCTGACCATGAGAAAACAATAGATGAGCTACAGAACAATATAGCTGCGACTAAACGTTTTGCAACTGACCTTCAGACATTTTTTGGCGGTAAAATGTTTGAGGCCAAGATCCAAGAGGAAGGGATGTTCATGACGTCTTTAAAAGAAGATAGTGGCTTACAACAAATACACTTACAATGTAAACTAGACAACAAGATGTCAGACATACTGTCCATGACAAAGATCGGAGAGATATCCGTTACAACAAAACCGTCAATGATCTCCATGACGACGGATAGAGAAAAACAAGCTCAGAAAAGGATACCAACGATATCCAAAACAATCAATGACATTAATCTTACCATATTAAAAACAATTGAGATATCGGAAGGAAAACGAAAAATTGGAATCACGGGTTGCACAATCATGCCTTCTGGGAAAATGGTCTTCGTAGACCAGTCCAATGATCGGCTTGTAATCCACAATGATAAGGGGTTGTTTGATTGTGAAATACCTGTATCACATTTTCCTTTAGATGTTACATCTATTAATGAAATCACGGTTGCTGTCACCCATAATACAGAGCCTTATCAGATACAAATCATCAACATCGTCAATAAAAAGATTGTAAACCAGATTAAAACGTCCAATAAGTGCTACGGCATTACAAATGAAAAAGGAAGATTACTATATTATGAAGTAGGAAGGGGTATTCAAACAGCAAACGTCAATAGCGGAAGTACTGTTACTACAGTAGTTAAAGTCGATGGTAAGCAAAACTGGAACTATGTTGCAACATCAAATGACAGGATATACCatacaataaatcaatcaaatacCGTAACATGCTACACAATCACGGGACAGAAGGTTTGGGAATACAAAGACGaatctatttttaaatctgttcgtGGAGTAGCAGTTGATAATGATTCCAACGTGTACGTGGTATGCTATTGGAATGACAGTATCGTCGTACTTTCACCAGATGGAAAGCACGCGCGTCGATTGTTAACAAACGAGAATGGGATACAACACCCTTATGGTATCTATTTTGACAAAGGAAGAAATATTCTAATGGTAACGAATTACTATGGACCAGCCAGTTTGTATGAAGTTAAATGA